The genomic segment AACCTGATAACTCTCCTTATTATTATGACTCTTCATTACTCTTCCTCGCGTGGCTTAATTAGTGTCCATCCGGAAAGAGCCTTTTGTTGTCATTCCCGCGCGCTTTAAGCGGGAATCCAGGCAGGGCATAGCAATGGATTCCCGATAAAACCATTCGGGAATGACGATTACGGATGGACACTAATTAGAGTCCCGGATTGCTACAGCCTGCTTGTTCGTGTAAGATGATTTTGCGGCTAAACTGATTTTCAAAACTTCAACACCATCATTACAGGTGATAGCCGGCTCTTTCTCCCGGATGATATTTTCGACAAAATTTTCTAATTGTGTAATGTATGCATCCGTAAACCGCTCCATAAAAAACGGCACCGTATCGTGACAAACGCCTTCTTTTGTCATGACCACGATGGGCGTTTCTCTCAAATAGCCGATCTTAATTGTGCCCTTTGTACCCACAATTTCGGTGCGGATGTGATATCCGTAAATACCATTGCGGCATAAGTTTACCACGCCCAAGGCACCATTCTCAAAATTGAGATTCGCGATGCCGTTATCGATATCTCCGATTTCCTTTATCTCCGGGTAAGCCAACGCAGCCCCTGAGGCATAAACATTTTCAACCTCACCCATAAACCAGCGGGCCAGGTCAAAATCGTGTATGCCCATATCGGTAAACAGACCGCCGCTAACTTTTAAATACTCAACGGGGGGTGGATGAGGATCTCGTGTGGTGGATTGGAAGACGACCGGGGTTCCAATCACTCCATCCTCAATTTGTCGTTTCGCGGCAAGATAGCCTTTATCGAATCTGCGCATAAACCCCATGTGAAAGAACACCCCCGCATCATCTACGGCTTGTTTGATTTCAACGCCTTCTTGCAAAGACAGAGTCAAGGGTTTTTCACAAAAGATCGCTTTGCCATGCTTGGCAGCCGCCAGGATGATATCCCGGTGGGTGCTGGTTGAAGTAACGATGACGACTGCATCGACTTCTTTGTCTGCTACTAAATCTAGATAATCGCTAAAACATTTGGAAATGCCAAACTCATTTGCGCATGCATCCATCGACTGCCGGTCGATGTCGGATATGGCTATTAAATTGGCGGCCGGAATACGATTAGCAAAATAGTCAGCATAATTTCTACCGAGTCGTCCCAGACCAATAAGGCCTATGTTAATTCTTTTGGTCATTCCTGCTTAAATACCTCGATAAAGGTGCAAGGGTACTTCTGACAGGGGTTTGGAGCCCTGTCAGAGTTTCCCGTTTGGCAACAGAGTCTCAGTCAAAATCCGTCACGGTTATTTTTACTTCGTTGCGATCTTTTTGCAGTAACACGGCATTTGCATCAACCTCGTCCAGGCCTATTTTCTTGGTGATCATTTTTGTCATGTCCATGCCGGCCTCCATGCAACTGATGACATTCGGAAATGTGCCGTGACCCGAATGACCTTGTGCACCGACGACACTTGCTCTCCGGACTTGCAGTACTTCGCCGGTCAAGGGAATTTTGGCATCGGCGCGGGCAACAACCACAACCGTTGTATTGATCGCCCTGCCTTCCCAGATGATTCTCTCAATATCAGGCCAAACAACACCGGGTAAGCCGGTCGCTTCAAGAATAATTTTAGCGCCCATGCCTTTCGTTATCTCCAGTACCGCCTCGGCTGCATTATCTTTGGTGGGATCGATGGCATGAGTCGCGCCCATGGACAGGGCCATTTTTCTGCGCGTCTCAGCAGGTTCCGAGATGATAACGTTGCTCGCCCCTGCCTGTGCCAGCACTGAGCAGGCGGCAACGCCAATCGGTCCACCGCCTAAGATAACGACACTCTCACCCGGCCGGATACCGCCGCCACGTTCAATGACCGCATTATAAGCCACGGATGTCGGTTCGACCGTGCTGCCCAGAAGCCACATCTTCTCTTCTCCATAAATATCACGCAATCCCTCCAGACTCCAGAGATAACGGGCATCAACTGCTACATATTTTGCAAAAGCGCCATCACAGGAAAAGCCGATTTCCTGAAGCTTTTCACAATGATTTGGGTAACCATCGGCACAAGGCTTACACTGCGCACACCAAAACATCTCCTCGGTGCAGACGGCTTCTCCAATCTCATATCTTTTTCCGGTGCGTTTGTTGATGGCATCTTTCCCAGCCTCAACGACCTTTCCAGAAAATTCATGGCCCAGAGTCACCGGGAAGGCAGTGAGACCCGGATAGAAAATATAGCCGTCTTCGTCGGTCTGCCGCATGTGGACATCACTGCCGCAGATGCCACAGGCCTGTAATTCAAGAAGCACTTCGGTTGGGCCTGGTTTTGGCTCCTCTTTCTCCACCATGTCAATATGAGGATTCCTCCAGACCCGGCTGCCTAAATAAGTCATCTCACCCTCGACATCTTTCAAACCGAGTTTGAAATCATCTCTGGGCTCCCAACTTGCAGAAATCGTTGCAGTTTTCATGATACTACCTCTTACATGTATATTAATGGTTGGTAAATTGGTTTTACTTTAGTTGCAAAACGGATGACCGTTTAACGGCAATAGTCTTCCTTCAGTTTTTCTAAAACATCACGGTGGGTGCGATCAAATGGTCCCTCTTTTTCCAATTTCAGAGAAGTGGCGGCGGCGGCGAATGCACAGGACTTCTCAGGAGAAGCGGTGAGTCGACTCGCCAGATAGGTGGAAATGCAAGTATCTCCGCGACCGGTGCGGCCGTCTAAGGATTGCGGTGTAAAAGGGGCTTCGAACACATCACCCTCCGCATAAACCAATACGCCGTCTTTGTGGGTGATGAGCACTTCCCGCGGGCCCCAATCAGAAATCATCCGGGCGGCCTTCACCAGGTCTTTCTCGCCGGTGATGACTTCGGATTCTACCGAGTCTGCTTTGATGGTGTGGATTCGTCTCAAACCATGCTCCTTTTCTGACCAATCCACAAACATCAGAGAATTTCCTTTCCTGACCCGTAAGACGCCCTGCAGGTCGAGGGCAACCTTGTCAAACCTCTCAGTTATATATTCGATTAGCTGCAAGGAGACCTCTCCAGCCATGATCGGTCCGATGTGAAAAACTTTGGTTTCGATATCCGGAATCTGCTTTTCGCTGAATTCCCCGGCAAAGGCAATGGGCTCACAAACTCTTTCATTCAGGTTGTTTTCTGAGAAATACGTATTTTTGATACCGCTGGTCGCTTCGGCTTCGTAAGCAAAAATCTTCACCCCGTTTTTTTCAAAAACTTCGAGATAAGAATAGTCCGCTTTGGCGAGCATTGTGATAATAGCGGTGCGAATATTTAGTTTCGACAAAGCCAGGGCGCCGTAATACACCGCGCCACCGGAAGCCTCTTTCTCGACGCCGTGGATGATGAGTTTATCTTTAGCAAAATGCCCTAAAATGATGATGTCAAAACTCATCCTATATTCTCACTTCCAGCCCGTCATAGGCCACTGTTATATTTTTGTAAGGGGACAGTTTCTCCACGAGCTCCTCATGAGGAAAAGTGTTATGCCCAATATGGGTGATCACAAAACGGGTTTTCGGATATCGTTCGGCAATCTTGATTACCGTGATTATGTCGATGTGGTCGGTGCCGCCATCCCAGGCCACGGTATGGAAAATGACGAGTTGGGCCTGTTTCACCTGAGCCCTCTGGTAGTCGGACAATTTCGTATTCCCACTATCGCTGAAATGCACGATACGCTTGTCATTTTGCCTGAATATCAGCCCAAAGGTGGGAATTTTGTGCGACACATCGAACGGGGTTACTTTGATTCCACCGACTTTGACGGATTCCCGGTCGTACAACACACGAAACTTGCATTGCTCGTACAACCGGTCGGTTACTTCAAAGTTGCCGAGAACGGACATATTGCCATAAACCGGAATTTTTTCCGGCCAGTATTCAAATTCTGTGATGCCGGCAATGTGATCATAATGTTTATGAGAAAGAAATATGGCTGATATGTCAAATATGCACTTTTCATTTAGCATCTGTCCAACTGAATTAGGGGTATCAAAGAGAATTGTCTCGGAGCCATTTGAGATAATAACAGAGACTCTGCGGCGATAGTTTTTGCCGCCTTCTTTACGCGCGCGCTCACAAAGTTTACACTGACAGCCGACCGCTGGTATGCCACGGCCATCTCCAGTTCCGGCAAATGTTATCCGCATGGAGGCATCTCCTTAGACTGTTAATTCACAAATAGAACAACAGACCCGAAAGTAAACTACTGGAATATTACATCTTAGCATGAGGAGTAATGGCTCATTGAATATTTGTTTACCCTAACTCCATGTATCCAATACTCTATCAATCCGCTGACTTCAAAAGATTTAACCTTATTGGTCAAGCAAATAATCCCAAAAGTTCATGAATAATCCAGGTTAATTATTATTATCGTTCAGCGAAATAGAATATTTAACGCGACCAGACACACACCAAGAACTATACCTAAATATCCTACCTGTCTC from the candidate division KSB1 bacterium genome contains:
- the iolG gene encoding inositol 2-dehydrogenase — encoded protein: MTKRINIGLIGLGRLGRNYADYFANRIPAANLIAISDIDRQSMDACANEFGISKCFSDYLDLVADKEVDAVVIVTSTSTHRDIILAAAKHGKAIFCEKPLTLSLQEGVEIKQAVDDAGVFFHMGFMRRFDKGYLAAKRQIEDGVIGTPVVFQSTTRDPHPPPVEYLKVSGGLFTDMGIHDFDLARWFMGEVENVYASGAALAYPEIKEIGDIDNGIANLNFENGALGVVNLCRNGIYGYHIRTEIVGTKGTIKIGYLRETPIVVMTKEGVCHDTVPFFMERFTDAYITQLENFVENIIREKEPAITCNDGVEVLKISLAAKSSYTNKQAVAIRDSN
- a CDS encoding alcohol dehydrogenase catalytic domain-containing protein translates to MKTATISASWEPRDDFKLGLKDVEGEMTYLGSRVWRNPHIDMVEKEEPKPGPTEVLLELQACGICGSDVHMRQTDEDGYIFYPGLTAFPVTLGHEFSGKVVEAGKDAINKRTGKRYEIGEAVCTEEMFWCAQCKPCADGYPNHCEKLQEIGFSCDGAFAKYVAVDARYLWSLEGLRDIYGEEKMWLLGSTVEPTSVAYNAVIERGGGIRPGESVVILGGGPIGVAACSVLAQAGASNVIISEPAETRRKMALSMGATHAIDPTKDNAAEAVLEITKGMGAKIILEATGLPGVVWPDIERIIWEGRAINTTVVVVARADAKIPLTGEVLQVRRASVVGAQGHSGHGTFPNVISCMEAGMDMTKMITKKIGLDEVDANAVLLQKDRNEVKITVTDFD
- a CDS encoding MBL fold metallo-hydrolase, translated to MRITFAGTGDGRGIPAVGCQCKLCERARKEGGKNYRRRVSVIISNGSETILFDTPNSVGQMLNEKCIFDISAIFLSHKHYDHIAGITEFEYWPEKIPVYGNMSVLGNFEVTDRLYEQCKFRVLYDRESVKVGGIKVTPFDVSHKIPTFGLIFRQNDKRIVHFSDSGNTKLSDYQRAQVKQAQLVIFHTVAWDGGTDHIDIITVIKIAERYPKTRFVITHIGHNTFPHEELVEKLSPYKNITVAYDGLEVRI